A genome region from Rhodopirellula islandica includes the following:
- the cysD gene encoding sulfate adenylyltransferase subunit CysD translates to MSDYSLTHLKQLEAESIHIFREVVSEFQKPVMLYSIGKDSAVLLHLALKAFYPAKLPFPLLHVDTTYKFKDMIEHREKYVRGTLGLDVLVHINEEGLKANIPPWEDSERHTELMKTDALKAALDMYQFDAAFGGARRDEEKSRAKERVFSFRDKSHRWDPKNQRPELWNLYNGRVNKGESIRVFPMSNWTELDVWQYIHMENIPIVPLYLSEPRQVVNRDGMLLMRDDDRMPLLPGEKEETRMVRFRTLGCYPLSGAVESEATTLPEVIQEMLLTRTSERQGRIIDQDEGGVGMQKKKERGYF, encoded by the coding sequence GAGTTCCAAAAACCTGTGATGCTGTACTCGATCGGCAAAGACTCCGCGGTGCTGCTTCACTTGGCCCTGAAAGCATTTTACCCTGCGAAGTTGCCCTTCCCGTTGTTGCACGTCGACACGACGTACAAGTTCAAGGACATGATCGAGCACCGCGAAAAATATGTTCGTGGCACGTTGGGTTTGGATGTGCTGGTGCACATCAACGAAGAGGGCTTGAAAGCCAACATCCCTCCGTGGGAAGACAGCGAGCGACACACTGAATTGATGAAAACCGACGCGCTCAAGGCCGCGTTGGACATGTACCAATTTGACGCCGCGTTTGGTGGTGCCCGTCGCGACGAAGAAAAAAGCCGCGCTAAAGAACGCGTGTTCAGCTTCCGCGATAAATCGCACCGCTGGGACCCCAAGAATCAACGCCCCGAACTTTGGAACCTGTACAACGGTCGGGTCAACAAAGGCGAGTCGATTCGCGTCTTTCCGATGAGCAACTGGACCGAATTGGATGTGTGGCAGTACATCCACATGGAAAACATCCCCATCGTGCCGCTGTATCTGTCGGAACCTCGCCAAGTCGTCAATCGCGATGGAATGTTGTTGATGCGTGATGACGATCGCATGCCCTTGTTGCCGGGCGAGAAAGAAGAGACCCGGATGGTGCGATTCCGAACCCTGGGTTGTTACCCGCTTTCCGGAGCGGTCGAGAGCGAAGCGACGACACTGCCCGAGGTCATCCAAGAGATGCTGCTGACCCGCACCAGTGAACGCCAGGGTCGAATCATTGACCAAGACGAAGGCGGCGTCGGCATGCAAAAGAAAAAAGAACGCGGCTACTTTTGA